A window of the Mucilaginibacter sp. cycad4 genome harbors these coding sequences:
- a CDS encoding pyrimidine/purine nucleoside phosphorylase, giving the protein MINVNEYFEGAVKSLAYTTPQGRSTIGVIEPGEYEFGTSSHETMTVIEGALEALLPGQSQWQTFTNGQTFEVEANTSFKVKTGVQSSYLCTYR; this is encoded by the coding sequence ATGATCAACGTAAACGAATATTTTGAAGGTGCCGTTAAATCACTGGCATACACTACCCCGCAAGGGCGCTCAACCATTGGCGTTATTGAACCCGGCGAATACGAATTTGGCACATCAAGTCACGAAACCATGACCGTAATTGAAGGCGCACTCGAAGCCTTATTACCCGGCCAAAGCCAATGGCAAACTTTTACCAACGGACAAACTTTTGAAGTTGAAGCTAATACTTCATTTAAAGTAAAAACCGGGGTGCAGAGTTCGTATTTGTGTACTTACAGATAG
- the gltB gene encoding glutamate synthase large subunit, translating to MDQTDSHQGLYRPEFEHDSCGTGFIANINGHKTNQIIDNALTMLENMEHRGACGCDPESGDGAGILIQLPHEFLMEECSNLEISLPEPGEYGVGMIFLPKDSAQKKACRTIINNAIEKLGLHKLGERKLTVDSSVIGETARQAEPDIEQIYIARPHHITNADDFERKLFVLRRYINKTITETVAGASDNFYFTSLSCKTIIYKGQLTTYQLRKYYTDLSDPRIASGFAMIHSRFSTNTFPSWKLAQPFRLIAHNGEINTLTGNLNWFYAGLKSYASSYFTAEEMDMLLPVIDNNQSDSACLDNIIEILLHSGRSLPHVMMMLVPEAWDGNEAMDPLKKAFYEFHATLMEPWDGPAAITFTDGKLVGALLDRNGLRPLRYVITNDGRAIAASEAGTLAIDESTVLRKGRLQPGKMLLIDTEKGRIITDEEIKKQVASQQPYGRWLENYKINLSELSEPRLAFASLSEASVYRYQQVFGYSREDIDTIIKPMALDGKEPVGSMGTDVPLAILSDKPQHLSSYFKQFFAQVTNPPIDPIRERLVMSLATFIGNNGNLLDEDKMHCHCVVLKHPILKNHQLEKLRSIDTGLFHAKTLQTYFKADGLPGSLEKGIARLCRYAEDAVDDGFEVLILSDRAVDSEHAPIPTLLAVSAVHHHLIRKGRRGAVGLVVETGDAWEVHHFACLLAFGATAINPYLALSTIETLKDNGSLETSYDIKKLRNNYVKSINDGLLKIFSKMGISTLQSYHGAQVFEILGLNKTVVDKYFHGAVTRIGGLGLDEIAREALCKHKMGFEAKGADNLLPEGGIYQWKRRGEAHLFNPTTVHLLQHATRSNSYEVYKNYAKVVNEQTEKHFTIRGLLDFAHHRESISIDEVEPAESIMKRFATGAMSFGSISHEAHSTMAIAMNRIGGKSNTGEGGEDEMRYDKLPNGDSLRSAIKQVASGRFGVTSNYLTNADELQIKMAQGAKPGEGGQLPGHKVDDWIAKTRHSTPGVGLISPPPHHDIYSIEDLAQLIFDLKNANRAARINVKLVSKAGVGTIAAGVAKAHADVILIAGYDGGTGASPISSIKHAGLPWELGLTEAHQTLVRNKLRSRVVLQTDGQLKTGRDLAIAALMGAEEWGVATAALVAGGCIMMRKCHLNTCPVGVATQDPELRKLFSGKPEHVVNLFRFMAEELREIMAELGFRTIHEMVGRVQFLKVKDNLQSWKAKKIDLSGILHPVTNTKGMTLYNSESQDHGMADILDWKLWETAKPAIEDKTPVFASFDVINVNRTIGTLLSNEISKVYGSAGLPDNTINYKFKGSAGQSFAAFATKGVSFELEGEANDYVGKGLSGAQIAVYQPANATFIPEENIIIGNVALYGATSGELFIGGMAGERFAVRNSGATTVVEGIGDHGCEYMTGGRALILGKTGRNFAAGMSGGIAWVYNPEGTFAENCNTEMVDLDPLSVQDEEQILTLLRKHINLTGSKLAQKILNNWNEASTQFVKVYPREYKKVLEKSQYQTIG from the coding sequence ATGGATCAAACTGATAGCCACCAGGGTCTTTACAGACCGGAATTTGAACACGATTCGTGCGGAACGGGATTTATAGCCAATATCAACGGTCATAAAACCAACCAAATTATTGATAACGCGTTAACCATGCTCGAAAACATGGAACACCGCGGTGCGTGCGGATGCGACCCCGAGAGCGGGGACGGTGCGGGCATTTTAATACAATTGCCCCATGAGTTTTTAATGGAAGAATGCTCAAACCTTGAGATCAGCCTGCCGGAACCCGGCGAGTATGGTGTAGGTATGATATTTTTACCTAAAGATTCGGCCCAGAAAAAGGCCTGCCGTACCATTATTAACAACGCTATTGAAAAATTAGGTTTACATAAACTGGGCGAGCGTAAGCTTACCGTTGATTCATCGGTTATTGGTGAAACAGCCCGCCAGGCCGAACCTGATATTGAGCAAATTTATATTGCAAGGCCGCATCATATTACCAACGCCGATGATTTTGAACGCAAGCTGTTTGTGCTCAGAAGGTATATCAACAAAACCATTACTGAAACGGTAGCCGGCGCTTCTGATAACTTTTATTTTACATCGTTAAGCTGTAAAACAATTATTTACAAAGGCCAGCTTACTACCTACCAACTGCGTAAATACTATACCGATCTTTCAGATCCGCGTATTGCATCGGGCTTTGCCATGATCCACTCGCGTTTCTCTACCAATACTTTCCCTTCATGGAAACTGGCCCAGCCATTCCGCTTAATTGCGCATAACGGCGAGATCAATACCCTTACAGGTAACTTAAACTGGTTTTATGCCGGCCTGAAATCATACGCTTCGTCATACTTTACTGCCGAAGAAATGGACATGCTGTTGCCGGTGATCGATAACAACCAGTCGGATTCTGCCTGTCTGGATAATATCATTGAAATATTGCTGCATTCCGGCCGTTCATTACCGCACGTAATGATGATGCTGGTACCTGAGGCATGGGATGGCAACGAAGCCATGGATCCGCTTAAAAAGGCATTCTATGAATTCCACGCTACCCTGATGGAGCCATGGGACGGCCCTGCCGCCATCACCTTTACCGATGGTAAACTTGTAGGTGCCCTGCTTGACCGTAACGGCCTGCGCCCATTGCGTTATGTAATTACCAATGATGGCCGCGCCATTGCAGCCTCAGAAGCCGGTACTTTAGCTATCGACGAAAGCACCGTTTTACGCAAAGGCCGTTTGCAGCCTGGTAAAATGCTGTTGATCGATACTGAAAAAGGCCGCATCATCACCGATGAGGAGATCAAGAAACAAGTTGCTTCACAGCAGCCATACGGCCGCTGGCTGGAAAATTATAAAATTAACCTGAGCGAGCTTTCAGAACCGCGCCTGGCTTTCGCCAGCTTGTCTGAAGCTTCGGTTTACCGTTATCAGCAGGTTTTTGGTTACAGCCGTGAGGATATCGACACCATTATTAAACCGATGGCCCTTGACGGCAAGGAACCTGTAGGTTCAATGGGTACCGACGTGCCTTTGGCTATCCTTTCTGATAAACCTCAGCACCTGTCAAGCTATTTCAAACAATTCTTCGCACAGGTTACCAACCCGCCAATCGATCCTATCCGTGAGCGTCTGGTAATGAGCCTTGCTACCTTCATCGGTAACAATGGCAACCTGTTGGATGAAGATAAAATGCATTGCCATTGCGTGGTATTGAAACACCCGATATTAAAAAACCACCAGTTGGAAAAGCTGCGCAGTATCGATACCGGCCTGTTCCACGCCAAAACACTGCAAACATACTTTAAGGCTGATGGCCTGCCAGGTTCACTGGAAAAAGGTATCGCGCGCCTTTGCCGTTACGCCGAGGATGCTGTTGACGACGGCTTCGAAGTATTGATCCTTTCGGATCGTGCGGTTGATTCTGAGCACGCCCCTATCCCTACCCTGTTAGCTGTATCTGCAGTACACCACCACCTGATCCGCAAAGGCCGTCGTGGTGCTGTAGGCCTGGTTGTTGAAACCGGCGATGCATGGGAAGTTCACCACTTTGCCTGCTTACTGGCTTTCGGTGCAACTGCTATCAATCCATACCTTGCGCTTTCAACCATCGAAACGCTTAAGGACAATGGCAGCCTTGAAACCAGCTACGATATCAAAAAACTGCGTAATAACTACGTTAAATCTATTAATGACGGCTTACTGAAGATCTTCTCAAAAATGGGGATCTCCACATTGCAGTCATACCACGGTGCACAGGTATTCGAGATCCTTGGTTTGAACAAAACCGTAGTTGACAAATACTTCCACGGCGCGGTTACCCGTATAGGCGGTTTAGGCCTTGACGAAATTGCCCGCGAAGCACTTTGCAAACACAAAATGGGCTTTGAGGCCAAAGGTGCTGATAACCTGCTGCCCGAAGGTGGTATTTACCAGTGGAAACGCCGCGGCGAAGCCCACTTGTTTAACCCTACTACCGTTCACCTGTTGCAGCATGCTACACGCAGCAACAGCTACGAGGTATATAAAAACTATGCTAAGGTGGTTAATGAGCAAACTGAAAAGCATTTTACCATTCGTGGCCTGCTTGATTTTGCCCACCACCGCGAATCTATCAGCATTGATGAGGTTGAACCTGCAGAAAGCATCATGAAGCGTTTTGCTACAGGTGCCATGTCATTCGGCTCTATCTCGCACGAGGCGCACAGTACCATGGCTATTGCCATGAACCGCATTGGCGGCAAAAGCAACACCGGCGAGGGCGGTGAGGATGAAATGCGCTATGACAAATTGCCAAACGGCGATTCATTGCGTTCGGCTATCAAACAGGTAGCATCGGGCCGTTTTGGGGTAACTTCAAACTACCTTACTAACGCCGACGAACTACAGATAAAAATGGCACAGGGTGCTAAACCAGGCGAAGGTGGTCAGCTGCCGGGCCACAAGGTTGACGACTGGATCGCTAAAACCCGTCACTCTACCCCGGGTGTAGGTTTGATCTCGCCTCCGCCGCACCACGATATTTACTCTATCGAAGATTTGGCACAGCTTATCTTCGACCTTAAAAATGCCAACCGTGCTGCCCGTATCAACGTTAAATTGGTATCAAAAGCCGGTGTAGGTACAATTGCGGCAGGTGTTGCCAAAGCTCATGCCGATGTGATCCTGATCGCCGGCTACGACGGTGGTACTGGTGCATCACCGATAAGCTCTATCAAACATGCAGGTTTACCATGGGAGCTTGGCTTAACCGAAGCTCACCAAACACTGGTACGCAATAAACTGCGCAGCCGCGTGGTATTGCAAACAGATGGACAGCTGAAAACCGGCAGGGATTTGGCTATCGCAGCCCTGATGGGTGCCGAAGAATGGGGTGTTGCTACTGCGGCCCTTGTTGCAGGCGGTTGTATCATGATGCGTAAATGCCACCTGAACACCTGCCCTGTAGGTGTTGCCACCCAGGACCCTGAATTGCGTAAATTATTCTCGGGCAAACCTGAGCACGTTGTTAACCTGTTCCGCTTTATGGCCGAAGAGTTACGTGAGATCATGGCCGAACTTGGTTTCCGCACCATTCATGAAATGGTTGGCCGCGTACAGTTCCTGAAAGTGAAAGATAACCTGCAAAGCTGGAAAGCCAAAAAGATCGACTTGAGCGGCATCCTGCACCCGGTTACCAACACTAAAGGCATGACCCTGTACAACAGCGAATCACAGGATCATGGCATGGCCGATATCCTTGACTGGAAATTGTGGGAGACTGCAAAACCGGCCATTGAAGATAAAACCCCGGTATTTGCCTCATTTGATGTGATCAACGTTAACCGTACCATTGGTACCCTATTATCAAACGAGATTTCAAAAGTATATGGTTCCGCGGGTTTACCTGATAATACCATCAACTATAAATTCAAAGGTTCGGCAGGTCAAAGCTTTGCTGCTTTTGCTACCAAAGGCGTATCATTTGAGCTGGAAGGCGAAGCTAATGACTATGTGGGCAAAGGCCTTTCAGGCGCTCAAATTGCAGTATACCAGCCAGCCAATGCAACCTTTATCCCCGAAGAAAATATCATCATCGGTAACGTAGCCCTTTATGGAGCTACATCTGGTGAGTTATTCATCGGTGGTATGGCCGGCGAACGTTTCGCGGTGCGTAACTCAGGTGCTACAACCGTTGTTGAAGGCATAGGAGATCACGGTTGCGAATACATGACTGGTGGCCGTGCATTGATTCTTGGTAAAACGGGCCGCAACTTTGCAGCCGGCATGAGCGGCGGTATAGCCTGGGTTTATAACCCCGAAGGCACCTTTGCCGAAAACTGCAATACCGAAATGGTTGACCTTGACCCGCTGAGCGTGCAGGATGAAGAACAGATCCTTACCCTGCTGCGTAAGCACATCAATTTAACAGGCAGCAAGCTTGCACAAAAGATCCTGAACAACTGGAACGAAGCATCAACCCAGTTTGTAAAGGTATATCCGAGAGAGTATAAAAAAGTATTAGAGAAATCACAATATCAAACTATAGGCTAA
- a CDS encoding DUF6252 family protein, protein MRKIQLLMLFVLSAIIFQGCKKDVVTSASTTSDQILAATINGTSWIPDDVTATINYDANANTKSFNVVGTTDLKRVKWTITLSDANATNVNTFPLSTYKVDATNRVNMAYFTSTSGTTYTQVGVVEPGSGSIIITSIDPSKNVITGTYSMTTKKVNYNDDGTIASIETSQILGGTFTNLPYTFTQVSN, encoded by the coding sequence ATGAGGAAAATCCAACTATTAATGCTGTTCGTTTTATCAGCTATAATATTCCAGGGCTGTAAAAAGGACGTTGTTACTTCTGCTTCCACTACTTCCGACCAAATACTTGCCGCTACTATAAATGGTACATCATGGATCCCTGATGATGTTACCGCTACCATAAATTATGATGCGAATGCTAACACAAAATCATTTAACGTAGTAGGTACAACAGATCTGAAACGCGTAAAATGGACAATTACTTTAAGTGATGCTAATGCTACTAACGTAAATACTTTTCCGCTGTCTACTTATAAGGTCGATGCTACCAACAGGGTAAATATGGCTTACTTTACATCAACAAGCGGCACAACTTACACCCAGGTGGGTGTGGTTGAGCCGGGTTCGGGTTCGATTATAATTACTTCTATAGATCCATCAAAAAATGTGATAACCGGTACCTATAGCATGACCACCAAAAAAGTAAATTATAATGATGATGGTACCATCGCCTCTATTGAAACATCGCAGATATTAGGTGGTACGTTCACTAATTTGCCTTATACCTTTACCCAGGTGAGTAATTAA
- a CDS encoding metalloregulator ArsR/SmtB family transcription factor, whose translation MRRDVFQAIADPTRREIINLLASRQMNLNAVADNFDISRPAVSKHIKILTECGLLVIKQQGRERYCHADLKQLKQVTDWAEQYRWFWTQKLDALDAFLTGEQNTDNHKNNKL comes from the coding sequence ATGCGAAGAGATGTTTTCCAGGCCATTGCCGACCCAACCCGCCGTGAGATCATTAACCTGCTGGCCAGCCGGCAAATGAACCTTAATGCCGTGGCCGATAATTTTGATATCAGCCGGCCGGCTGTATCCAAACACATAAAAATTTTAACCGAATGCGGTTTACTTGTTATCAAACAGCAGGGAAGGGAACGTTATTGTCATGCCGACTTGAAGCAACTCAAACAGGTTACCGACTGGGCTGAGCAATACCGCTGGTTCTGGACACAGAAACTGGATGCACTCGACGCTTTTTTAACCGGCGAACAAAACACAGATAACCATAAAAACAACAAACTATGA
- a CDS encoding carboxypeptidase regulatory-like domain-containing protein, with translation MIIRRFLLLLCLLPAFGASVFAQQDSIPLTTIIEKTSKFNSSYPIEKVYLHTDKPYYAVGDTIWFKAYVTIEKHQPSALSRIVYVDLINNRDSVVESQRIAVTNGFASGNIVLNGDTYKQGAYRLRSYTNWMRNFDPDYFYDHTFNVGNAIDNQVRTNITYKSSSKRTGVKVDATILYKGSDNSPYANKKVSWQLMKNGDPVSKGHGTTDDKGVLQVDLPESQADVITGGILVTSIDVGDRKTISSSFSMRTAVKGYDVQFFPEGGQLTNGVRTKIAFKAIASSGLGVDIKGTIVDDKGAEVAQISSAHLGMGIFAIAPDIERSYKANITFPDGSQASYNLPRVQSMGINIAVYNNDPANLTVKISANDLFFQRKQNKSFYLVAQSGGVIYYAAQTVLQSTVYSANIPKSKFPTGIVQVTLFSSGGYALCERIVFIQHNDQMNLALKTDKPSYSTRGNVKITISAKNNTTPAEGSFSVAVVDDGTVPSNEDAESTILSNMLLTSDLKGYIEKPNYYFNKPDDEKLANLDILMLTQGYRRFDYEDILADKNPPVYLLPEQGIDVTGTLRTNTGLPVAKGSLRLLIPDKNFSAETITDMSGNFKFSNVNVPDTSKITLSARNNPNGRNLVISINGEAYQKLSKNNNIPDEILNIDSTFRPYLQNSYKQYQSSRTIKEVVVKSTKIVKKASHADYGTFSGLPMQADHEVSAQQLQGCPLLLNCLSTMAMGLTYIDNNFYVTRDYNAGGRTPVQVYVGSLPVDANFLSSIQSSEVESVEIFLNDGVSGINRNTQTKGVLVINKKVVKKQKITLAQLQELIPKQNVITFAVQGYTKAKEFYSPKYDVTKAGTLGGDLRNTIYWKPNVITDKATGTATISFFNSDQRGSYRAIIEGIDAEGNIGRSVIHYNVK, from the coding sequence ATGATCATACGTCGATTTTTACTCCTATTATGCCTGTTACCTGCCTTTGGCGCATCTGTTTTTGCCCAGCAGGATAGCATCCCCTTAACTACCATAATTGAAAAAACCAGCAAGTTTAACAGCAGCTACCCTATTGAAAAAGTTTACCTGCATACAGATAAACCTTACTATGCTGTTGGCGATACCATTTGGTTTAAGGCTTATGTAACCATTGAAAAGCATCAGCCATCGGCATTGAGCCGCATCGTTTATGTCGACCTGATCAACAACCGGGATTCGGTGGTTGAAAGCCAGCGTATTGCGGTTACCAATGGCTTTGCAAGCGGTAATATTGTGCTTAACGGCGATACCTACAAACAAGGAGCTTACCGCCTGCGCAGCTACACCAACTGGATGCGTAATTTTGACCCGGATTATTTTTATGACCATACTTTTAATGTTGGCAACGCCATTGATAACCAGGTGCGCACCAACATCACCTATAAAAGCTCAAGCAAAAGAACAGGCGTTAAAGTTGATGCTACTATCCTTTACAAAGGATCGGATAACAGTCCGTATGCCAACAAAAAAGTAAGCTGGCAGCTTATGAAAAACGGCGACCCTGTAAGCAAAGGCCATGGTACTACAGACGATAAAGGCGTATTGCAGGTTGACCTGCCCGAGAGCCAGGCCGATGTAATTACCGGCGGTATCCTGGTTACTTCCATCGACGTTGGCGACCGTAAAACCATCAGCAGCAGCTTTTCCATGCGTACTGCAGTTAAAGGTTATGATGTGCAATTTTTTCCTGAAGGCGGGCAGTTAACCAATGGGGTCCGTACCAAAATTGCTTTTAAGGCTATAGCCTCAAGCGGACTGGGCGTAGATATCAAAGGAACTATTGTTGATGATAAAGGCGCAGAAGTTGCCCAGATCAGCAGTGCACATTTAGGGATGGGGATCTTCGCAATTGCTCCTGATATCGAAAGATCATACAAAGCAAACATTACTTTTCCGGATGGTTCACAGGCTTCTTATAACCTGCCGCGCGTACAATCAATGGGAATAAATATTGCCGTTTACAACAATGACCCTGCTAATCTTACTGTAAAAATATCGGCTAACGATTTATTTTTTCAGCGTAAACAAAACAAAAGCTTTTACCTGGTAGCGCAAAGCGGCGGTGTTATTTATTATGCCGCGCAAACTGTACTACAAAGCACGGTTTATTCGGCCAATATTCCTAAAAGCAAATTCCCAACGGGTATAGTGCAGGTAACGCTGTTTTCATCGGGCGGATATGCTTTATGCGAGCGGATAGTGTTTATTCAGCATAACGACCAGATGAACCTGGCCCTTAAAACGGACAAACCATCGTACAGTACAAGGGGGAATGTTAAGATTACCATATCGGCAAAAAACAATACAACCCCGGCCGAAGGCAGCTTTTCGGTAGCTGTTGTTGATGATGGCACGGTACCATCAAATGAAGATGCAGAATCAACCATATTAAGTAATATGCTGCTAACGTCTGATTTGAAAGGCTATATTGAAAAACCGAACTATTACTTCAACAAACCCGATGATGAAAAACTGGCCAACCTGGATATTTTGATGCTTACCCAGGGATATCGTCGTTTTGATTATGAAGATATATTGGCTGATAAAAACCCGCCTGTTTACCTGTTACCGGAACAAGGCATTGATGTAACAGGAACCTTGAGGACCAATACAGGCCTCCCGGTAGCCAAAGGCAGCTTAAGGTTGCTAATCCCTGATAAAAACTTTTCGGCCGAAACAATTACCGATATGTCGGGCAATTTTAAATTCTCAAACGTGAATGTGCCGGATACATCAAAAATTACCCTGAGCGCCCGTAACAACCCTAACGGACGCAACCTTGTAATATCCATTAATGGCGAAGCTTATCAAAAATTGAGTAAAAACAATAACATCCCCGATGAGATCCTGAACATCGACAGTACTTTTCGTCCTTATTTACAAAACAGCTATAAGCAATATCAAAGTTCACGTACCATAAAGGAAGTTGTTGTAAAATCAACCAAGATCGTAAAAAAAGCCAGCCACGCCGATTATGGCACTTTCTCAGGTTTACCTATGCAGGCCGACCATGAAGTATCGGCACAGCAATTACAGGGCTGCCCTTTGCTTTTAAACTGCTTATCAACCATGGCAATGGGCCTTACCTATATTGACAACAATTTTTACGTTACCCGCGATTACAATGCCGGCGGCCGCACCCCGGTACAGGTATATGTGGGCAGCCTGCCTGTTGATGCCAACTTTTTATCAAGCATACAGTCAAGCGAGGTTGAATCTGTGGAGATCTTTTTAAATGATGGCGTAAGCGGCATTAACCGTAATACCCAAACCAAGGGTGTACTGGTGATTAACAAAAAGGTTGTTAAAAAACAAAAGATAACGCTTGCACAATTGCAGGAACTTATCCCCAAGCAAAATGTGATCACGTTTGCAGTACAAGGCTATACCAAAGCCAAAGAGTTTTACTCGCCTAAATATGATGTAACCAAAGCAGGCACGCTTGGCGGCGACTTGCGCAATACCATTTACTGGAAACCTAACGTAATTACCGATAAAGCAACCGGCACTGCAACTATCAGCTTTTTTAACAGCGATCAGCGCGGCTCATACCGTGCTATAATTGAGGGAATTGACGCCGAAGGCAATATAGGCCGCAGTGTGATCCACTACAATGTAAAATAG
- a CDS encoding SRPBCC domain-containing protein, whose protein sequence is MSTQPFVIERVYSAPIQKVWEAITVREKMKEWYFDLAEFKPEVGFEFEFTAGDKDNFQYRHLCRVTKVVEGKTIAYTWRYDGYEGNSEVTWELSSEGEGTKLILTHSGLETFPPLDAFKKENFVAGWTHITGVSLKEYLEKQ, encoded by the coding sequence ATGAGCACACAACCATTTGTAATTGAACGTGTTTATTCAGCACCCATTCAAAAAGTATGGGAAGCTATCACCGTTAGAGAAAAAATGAAAGAATGGTATTTTGACCTTGCCGAATTTAAACCCGAAGTAGGTTTTGAATTTGAATTTACGGCAGGAGACAAAGATAATTTTCAATACCGTCACCTGTGTCGGGTAACTAAAGTTGTTGAGGGCAAAACCATTGCTTATACCTGGCGATACGATGGCTACGAAGGTAATTCGGAAGTTACGTGGGAGCTTTCTTCGGAAGGGGAGGGCACTAAATTAATCCTCACCCATAGCGGTCTGGAAACATTCCCGCCGTTGGATGCCTTCAAAAAAGAAAATTTTGTTGCCGGCTGGACACATATTACCGGGGTATCACTTAAAGAATACCTGGAGAAGCAGTAA
- a CDS encoding CYTH domain-containing protein: MAVEIERKFLVDQQKWQQIAKPKAIHFRQGYIFSDEKKTIRVRVTDTEAYITIKGSTRGFSRSEFEYTIPAADGIQLLDNFAASELEKYRCRITYAGKLWDVDEFLGDNQGLLMAEIELSSEDEEFELPPWVTTEVTGDDRYYNARLSTHPFKNW; the protein is encoded by the coding sequence ATGGCAGTTGAAATAGAACGTAAATTTTTAGTAGATCAGCAGAAATGGCAGCAGATAGCAAAGCCAAAGGCAATTCATTTCAGGCAGGGGTACATTTTTAGCGATGAAAAGAAAACCATCAGGGTGCGGGTTACTGATACCGAAGCATATATCACTATAAAAGGCAGCACCCGAGGTTTTAGCCGGAGCGAATTTGAATATACCATTCCGGCAGCCGATGGCATCCAGTTGCTTGATAACTTTGCTGCTTCCGAACTGGAAAAATACCGCTGCCGCATCACCTATGCCGGTAAACTTTGGGACGTTGATGAATTTTTAGGCGATAACCAGGGTCTGCTGATGGCCGAGATTGAGCTTAGTAGTGAGGATGAAGAATTTGAACTGCCGCCATGGGTAACAACCGAGGTAACCGGCGATGATCGGTATTACAATGCCAGGTTAAGCACTCATCCTTTTAAAAACTGGTAG
- a CDS encoding glutamate synthase subunit beta, with product MGKPTGFQEFNRELPSKVPAAERVKNYNEFVNLYTEEKLNQQSARCMNCGIPFCHSGCPLGNIIPEFNDAVYRKNWEEAYHILSSTNNFPEFTGRICPAPCESACVLGINKPPVAIEEIERHIIEIAYEKNLVKPTAPLVKTGKKVAVVGSGPAGLAAAAQLVKVGHTVTVYERDDRAGGLLRYGIPDFKLEKWVVERRVEVMEKDGVVFKYNSEVGVNVAADELVRNNDAVILAGGSTIPRNLNIPGRELKGIHFAMDFLKQQNKRVSNIDVTVEEIIATGKDVVVIGGGDTGSDCVGTSNRQGAASIKQFEVMFQPPAQRTQHMPWPTYPMVLKTTSSHEEGADRFWGVNTLEFLGDEQGNLRALKVVDVEWEQDFMGRPVKFHVVEGSEREIPCQRVFLAMGFLHPQHDTFISQLGVDLDERKNVKAKEGVYRTNVSKVFTAGDMRRGQSLVVWAISEGREAARKVDEFLMGHSLLESKDAVNQFDQVF from the coding sequence ATGGGAAAACCTACAGGATTTCAGGAGTTTAATCGTGAACTTCCATCAAAAGTTCCGGCTGCTGAACGCGTTAAGAACTATAACGAATTTGTTAATTTATATACCGAAGAGAAGCTTAACCAGCAATCGGCAAGGTGTATGAATTGCGGGATCCCTTTCTGCCATTCAGGATGCCCGCTTGGTAATATCATCCCTGAGTTTAACGATGCCGTGTATCGTAAAAACTGGGAAGAAGCTTACCATATATTATCATCAACCAATAACTTCCCCGAGTTTACAGGCCGCATCTGCCCGGCCCCATGCGAATCGGCATGTGTATTAGGCATTAACAAGCCGCCTGTTGCTATTGAGGAAATTGAGCGCCATATCATCGAGATCGCTTACGAGAAAAACCTCGTAAAACCAACTGCGCCGCTTGTTAAAACAGGCAAAAAGGTAGCCGTTGTAGGCTCAGGCCCTGCAGGCCTTGCCGCTGCTGCCCAATTGGTGAAAGTTGGCCATACCGTTACCGTTTACGAACGTGATGACCGTGCAGGTGGTTTATTGCGTTACGGGATTCCCGATTTTAAATTAGAGAAATGGGTTGTTGAGCGTCGTGTTGAGGTAATGGAGAAGGACGGCGTTGTATTTAAATACAACAGTGAGGTTGGTGTAAATGTCGCTGCGGATGAACTGGTACGTAATAACGATGCCGTGATTTTAGCAGGAGGTTCCACCATACCGCGTAACCTGAACATCCCCGGCAGGGAATTAAAAGGCATCCATTTTGCAATGGACTTCCTGAAACAGCAAAACAAACGCGTAAGCAATATTGATGTTACCGTAGAAGAGATTATAGCTACCGGTAAAGATGTAGTGGTGATTGGCGGTGGTGATACCGGCTCGGACTGTGTAGGTACTTCAAACCGCCAGGGTGCAGCATCCATCAAACAATTTGAAGTGATGTTTCAGCCACCGGCACAGCGTACACAACACATGCCATGGCCTACCTACCCAATGGTACTGAAAACCACCAGCTCGCACGAAGAAGGCGCCGACCGTTTCTGGGGCGTTAATACCTTAGAGTTTTTAGGCGACGAACAGGGCAACCTGCGTGCACTGAAAGTAGTTGACGTTGAATGGGAGCAAGACTTTATGGGTCGCCCGGTTAAATTCCATGTGGTTGAAGGCTCTGAGCGTGAAATTCCTTGTCAGCGTGTATTCCTGGCTATGGGTTTTTTACACCCGCAGCATGATACTTTCATCAGCCAGCTTGGTGTTGATCTTGACGAACGTAAAAACGTTAAAGCCAAAGAAGGTGTTTACCGCACCAACGTAAGCAAAGTGTTTACAGCAGGGGATATGCGCCGCGGACAATCACTGGTTGTTTGGGCCATCTCTGAAGGCCGCGAAGCCGCCCGCAAGGTCGACGAGTTTTTAATGGGACACTCCCTGCTGGAAAGCAAAGACGCCGTTAACCAGTTTGACCAGGTGTTTTAG